From Gimesia panareensis, the proteins below share one genomic window:
- a CDS encoding MFS transporter, whose amino-acid sequence MNSQSSCAEVELKGGLDEIALPTYRYFPGWTMLGIAAMAQFLSAPGQSFSVAVFKDPMRMSLGLSETQYSLAYGFATIVSACLLPFIGRMLDHWGARIILPVVATGLAISCYFMSQIHTLGSLYLGFSLVRSLGQGALTLISVWMVGEWFEKKRGRTTALAGFGSAFSVMTVPFLNSWLISHYGWKTGWVFHAVTVAVCLILPGIFLVRNRPEDLGLHPDGIDPDQEPEPQPEEKSKRPLITATIESWTVRQVLRDPTFWKLLSVITTHALVGTGLVFHQIALLGSHGVPEYWAIRMMAFQALCATLLMFPAGWLTDRFPSRYILCFSMLCLALANLIVLTMPAIWMVVVYTFLLGTTGSIFRSTATVVWINYYGRMNQGAVRGVAWSMMILASALGPLPVAMSIDYFGSYNPVLYLFMALPLLAAFAVWSAHPPTLFKEEQPAVEPEAAS is encoded by the coding sequence ATGAATTCGCAGTCCTCTTGTGCTGAAGTGGAACTGAAAGGTGGTCTCGATGAGATCGCCCTCCCTACCTATCGATATTTTCCCGGCTGGACCATGCTGGGAATCGCAGCGATGGCCCAGTTTTTGTCTGCGCCAGGCCAGTCTTTTTCTGTCGCCGTCTTCAAAGATCCCATGCGAATGAGCCTGGGACTTTCGGAAACTCAATATTCACTCGCCTACGGTTTCGCCACGATAGTCAGTGCCTGCCTGCTTCCCTTCATTGGTCGCATGCTGGATCACTGGGGAGCACGCATCATCCTGCCTGTGGTCGCGACCGGCCTGGCGATCTCCTGCTATTTCATGTCGCAAATCCATACACTGGGCAGTCTGTATCTCGGCTTCAGCCTCGTTCGCAGCCTGGGACAGGGCGCTCTGACACTGATCTCGGTCTGGATGGTGGGCGAATGGTTCGAAAAGAAACGGGGACGCACCACCGCGCTGGCTGGTTTCGGGAGCGCCTTTTCCGTGATGACGGTCCCGTTCCTCAACAGCTGGCTGATCAGTCACTATGGCTGGAAAACCGGTTGGGTCTTCCATGCGGTTACCGTTGCTGTCTGTCTGATTCTGCCTGGGATTTTCCTCGTCAGGAACCGCCCCGAAGACCTGGGCCTGCACCCCGACGGCATCGATCCTGACCAGGAACCGGAACCCCAACCGGAAGAGAAATCCAAACGCCCGCTGATCACCGCCACGATTGAATCCTGGACGGTCCGTCAGGTACTGCGTGACCCGACATTCTGGAAGCTACTCTCCGTGATCACCACCCACGCCCTGGTCGGCACCGGACTGGTCTTTCACCAGATCGCCCTACTGGGCAGTCATGGTGTCCCCGAGTACTGGGCGATTCGCATGATGGCCTTTCAGGCCTTGTGTGCCACTCTGCTGATGTTCCCGGCCGGCTGGCTGACGGACCGCTTTCCCAGCCGCTACATTCTCTGTTTTTCCATGCTCTGCCTGGCACTGGCGAACCTGATTGTACTGACCATGCCCGCCATCTGGATGGTCGTCGTTTACACATTCCTGCTGGGAACAACGGGAAGTATTTTCCGCAGCACAGCCACAGTCGTCTGGATCAATTACTATGGCCGCATGAATCAGGGCGCGGTGCGTGGCGTCGCCTGGTCGATGATGATCCTCGCTTCCGCTCTGGGACCGCTGCCGGTCGCCATGTCGATCGATTATTTCGGCTCCTACAACCCTGTGCTCTACCTGTTCATGGCACTGCCTCTGCTGGCTGCTTTCGCCGTCTGGTCGGCACATCCTCCGACTCTGTTTAAAGAGGAACAGCCAGCAGTAGAACCGGAAGCCGCCAGCTAG
- a CDS encoding ion transporter → MNESQPAPRPKPAHWRDRWYEIIFEADTPAGKLFDVLLLIAILLSVLIIMLESVKSLDQEYGQQFGYAEWFFTILFTVEYVARISCARRPLQYVFSFYGVVDLLSILPTWLMFFAPVEMQSLGVIRALRLLRAFRIFKLAHMLSEASELRRAVWASRSKITVFLATVLITVVIEGTALYLIEGDQGSGFTSIPQSMYWAIVTMTTVGYGDIAPVTPLGKFLAAVIMILGYSLIIVPTGIVSAELAHPGGKKSTHWVTTQVCPECMKEGHDADAIFCKYCGSQL, encoded by the coding sequence ATGAATGAATCCCAACCTGCTCCCAGGCCCAAACCGGCACACTGGCGCGACCGCTGGTACGAGATTATTTTTGAAGCGGATACTCCCGCAGGTAAACTGTTTGATGTACTGCTGCTGATTGCCATTTTGTTGAGCGTGCTGATCATTATGCTCGAGAGTGTCAAATCTCTGGATCAGGAATATGGCCAGCAGTTTGGCTACGCGGAATGGTTCTTTACGATTCTGTTTACCGTTGAATATGTGGCGCGTATCAGTTGTGCACGGCGTCCGCTGCAGTACGTCTTCAGTTTCTACGGGGTTGTCGATCTGCTTTCTATCCTGCCAACCTGGCTGATGTTTTTCGCGCCGGTGGAGATGCAGAGCCTGGGCGTGATTCGCGCGTTGCGGCTGTTACGGGCTTTTCGAATCTTCAAACTGGCGCACATGCTCTCGGAAGCCTCTGAATTGCGGCGAGCGGTCTGGGCCAGTCGCTCCAAAATTACCGTCTTCCTGGCAACCGTGCTGATTACCGTCGTGATTGAAGGAACCGCCCTGTATTTGATCGAGGGAGATCAGGGCAGTGGATTCACTTCGATTCCCCAGAGTATGTACTGGGCAATCGTGACGATGACCACCGTTGGTTACGGTGATATCGCCCCTGTGACCCCTTTAGGGAAATTTCTGGCAGCGGTGATCATGATTCTGGGATACAGTCTGATTATCGTTCCGACCGGAATTGTCTCAGCCGAATTGGCTCATCCCGGGGGCAAGAAGTCCACGCACTGGGTGACGACACAGGTCTGCCCCGAATGTATGAAGGAAGGGCATGATGCTGATGCAATCTTCTGTAAATACTGTGGCTCGCAACTCTGA
- a CDS encoding GNAT family N-acetyltransferase, translating into MSSLNQISVVTAADHDRVLLVWEAAVRATHDFLLPDEIAALKPLVRQSCFQGMPLFCLRNAEEQVVAFSGIETPKLEALFVHPDWCGQGLGRRLVEHAIGDQGVCLVDVNEQNEQALGFYLHLGFEVAHRSDVDGFGNPYPLLHLKLPDQ; encoded by the coding sequence ATGTCCAGCCTGAATCAAATTTCTGTGGTGACTGCTGCCGATCATGACCGTGTGCTTCTTGTCTGGGAAGCGGCGGTGCGCGCCACCCACGATTTTCTGTTGCCAGATGAGATCGCAGCGCTCAAACCGCTGGTCAGGCAGTCCTGCTTCCAGGGAATGCCCCTGTTCTGTTTAAGGAATGCGGAGGAACAGGTGGTTGCCTTTTCGGGAATTGAAACTCCCAAGCTCGAAGCACTGTTTGTACATCCCGACTGGTGCGGCCAGGGGCTGGGACGTCGGCTGGTCGAACATGCGATTGGAGATCAGGGTGTCTGTCTCGTAGATGTGAACGAGCAGAATGAACAGGCACTCGGCTTTTATCTGCATCTCGGTTTTGAAGTCGCCCATCGCTCGGACGTGGATGGATTCGGGAACCCCTATCCCCTGCTGCATTTGAAACTGCCGGATCAGTGA
- a CDS encoding Gfo/Idh/MocA family oxidoreductase, producing MTQSNNQSSSRRDFLKVTTATAVGTGILSSLGSSAHVYAGGDDKIKVGLVGCGGRGTGAASQALSTKGNIKLEAMADAYRDRMDKSLSNLQKQFSGEPEKVDVAEEKKFVGFDAYQKLLDSGIDVVILATPPGFRPIHFGAAVEKGKHIFMEKPVATDVTGVKKVLEAAEKAKKKNLAVGVGLQRHHQAPYIETINRLKDGAIGDITSLRCYWNSGGVWEPRLAREDAKSEMDYQMRNWYYYNWLCGDHINEQHIHNIDVCNWVKDAFPVKAYGMGGRQVRTDKKYGEIYDHFAVEFVYEDGTRMYSQCRHIRNCWNSVTEHAQGTKGFCDISGAKYETTGGYKWKYRGPKKNPYQVEHDDLFEAIYKGTPYNEAEYGAKSTMTSILGRLATYSGKPVTWDEAMASEVSLMPKEFSWEAKPVTVPDENGFYPIPMPGITKVL from the coding sequence ATGACTCAATCTAACAATCAATCTTCTTCACGACGTGACTTTTTAAAGGTAACCACAGCGACTGCTGTGGGAACCGGAATCCTCTCCAGCCTGGGATCATCGGCGCATGTCTATGCGGGTGGCGATGATAAAATCAAAGTTGGTCTGGTCGGTTGTGGTGGTCGTGGGACAGGGGCTGCTTCTCAGGCTTTGTCGACCAAAGGAAACATTAAACTCGAAGCCATGGCTGATGCCTACCGTGATCGGATGGATAAGAGTCTGAGCAACCTGCAGAAACAGTTCTCGGGTGAACCCGAAAAAGTGGATGTGGCTGAAGAGAAAAAGTTTGTCGGTTTCGACGCCTATCAGAAACTGCTCGACAGTGGCATTGATGTTGTGATTCTGGCAACGCCTCCGGGATTCCGTCCGATTCACTTCGGAGCAGCCGTCGAAAAAGGTAAGCACATTTTCATGGAAAAACCGGTTGCCACCGATGTAACCGGGGTGAAAAAAGTGCTCGAAGCTGCTGAAAAAGCCAAAAAGAAAAATCTGGCTGTGGGCGTTGGTCTACAGCGCCATCACCAGGCACCTTACATTGAAACGATTAATCGTCTCAAAGATGGTGCGATTGGCGATATCACTTCACTGCGTTGCTACTGGAACAGTGGTGGGGTCTGGGAACCTCGACTGGCCCGTGAAGATGCCAAGAGCGAAATGGACTACCAGATGCGTAACTGGTACTACTACAACTGGCTCTGTGGTGACCACATCAATGAGCAGCACATCCATAACATCGATGTCTGTAACTGGGTGAAGGATGCTTTCCCGGTCAAAGCTTACGGGATGGGCGGTCGTCAGGTTCGTACCGATAAGAAGTACGGTGAAATCTACGATCACTTTGCAGTCGAGTTCGTTTATGAAGACGGAACCCGGATGTACAGCCAGTGCCGTCATATTCGCAACTGTTGGAACAGCGTGACCGAACATGCTCAGGGTACCAAAGGTTTCTGTGACATCAGTGGTGCCAAGTATGAAACCACTGGCGGTTACAAATGGAAGTATCGTGGTCCGAAGAAAAACCCCTACCAGGTTGAGCACGATGATCTGTTCGAAGCCATTTACAAGGGAACCCCCTACAACGAAGCCGAATACGGTGCCAAGTCCACCATGACTTCGATTCTGGGACGTCTGGCCACCTACAGTGGTAAGCCCGTGACCTGGGATGAAGCAATGGCTTCCGAAGTGAGTCTGATGCCGAAAGAATTCTCCTGGGAAGCAAAACCAGTCACAGTTCCCGATGAGAACGGTTTCTACCCGATTCCGATGCCGGGGATCACCAAGGTTCTGTAA
- a CDS encoding formylglycine-generating enzyme family protein, whose amino-acid sequence MQAKTALLAILCCATSVAVAADPADAKTEKEMKPYTEKIANTDVSFDMVPIPGGEFVMGSPADEKNREEDEGPQFKVKIEPFWMGKHEVTWNEYDIWSFNLDIQRRKLMRVKADDKEKAADAVTRPTKPYTDMTFDMGHDGYPAICMTQLAAKTYCKWLSEKTGHYYRLPTEAEWEYACRAGTKTAYSFGDNPAKMDDYAWHYANCNDTYQKVGQKKPNPFGLYDMHGNVSEWVLDQYIPDAYKKWSGKGTVQFPISPTTPEKLYPRVVRGGSWDDDPEALRSANRIASSADWKIQDPQIPQSIWYHTDAIFVGFRVVRPLKVPTAEERKKYNLDPVIPADEGR is encoded by the coding sequence ATGCAAGCCAAAACTGCATTACTCGCCATTCTCTGCTGTGCGACTTCGGTGGCCGTTGCCGCTGATCCAGCGGATGCGAAAACCGAAAAAGAGATGAAACCTTACACGGAGAAAATTGCCAACACCGATGTCAGTTTCGACATGGTGCCGATTCCCGGCGGTGAATTTGTCATGGGCAGCCCCGCCGATGAAAAGAACCGGGAAGAAGATGAAGGTCCTCAGTTCAAAGTCAAAATCGAGCCCTTCTGGATGGGTAAACATGAAGTGACCTGGAATGAATACGATATCTGGAGCTTCAATCTCGATATTCAGCGTCGCAAGCTGATGCGGGTCAAAGCGGATGATAAGGAGAAAGCCGCCGATGCGGTTACCCGTCCCACCAAACCTTATACAGACATGACCTTTGACATGGGGCACGATGGCTACCCCGCGATCTGCATGACTCAACTGGCAGCAAAAACCTACTGTAAATGGCTGAGCGAAAAAACCGGTCATTATTATCGCCTGCCCACCGAAGCTGAATGGGAATATGCGTGCCGGGCCGGTACTAAGACTGCCTACTCCTTCGGTGACAATCCTGCCAAGATGGATGACTACGCCTGGCACTACGCGAACTGTAATGACACCTACCAGAAGGTCGGACAGAAGAAACCGAATCCCTTTGGTCTGTATGACATGCACGGTAATGTCTCCGAGTGGGTTCTCGATCAGTACATTCCCGATGCCTACAAGAAATGGAGTGGCAAAGGAACGGTTCAGTTCCCGATCAGCCCCACGACTCCTGAAAAACTTTATCCGCGTGTGGTCCGTGGCGGTTCATGGGATGATGATCCCGAAGCACTTCGCAGTGCAAATCGCATTGCATCCAGTGCCGACTGGAAGATTCAGGACCCTCAGATTCCTCAGAGCATCTGGTACCATACTGATGCGATCTTTGTGGGCTTCCGGGTCGTACGACCTCTGAAAGTTCCCACCGCTGAGGAGCGGAAGAAATACAATCTGGATCCGGTCATTCCGGCCGATGAAGGACGCTAA
- a CDS encoding FAD:protein FMN transferase, whose amino-acid sequence MSYIYQTCLLLSTLSGNQQCTDSEILHRYEFQEVHMGVQWRIVLYATDKPIANNASQIAFRRVKELNKVLSDYDPNSELNQLCQLSGPGKPVKVSLDLFKVLKRSQALSRETDGAFDVTISPVVRLWRRARRRKQMPDSERLQTARDLVGSQWMRLSEQNQTVELLKPGMRLDLGGIAKGYAADVALHILKAHGIDRVMIDASGDLALGDPPPGSCGWKIGISSSDAPGAKIDRYLQLKNCAVATSGDALQHVVIDGTRYSHIVNPHTGLGLTDQSRVTVITPDGMSADSLASAISVLGPEKGIALLSQKPGTACLILRHEQGELKSYESPCFSCFELPPTKP is encoded by the coding sequence ATGTCTTACATATATCAGACATGCCTGTTGCTCTCCACATTGTCAGGCAATCAACAGTGCACGGATAGCGAAATTCTGCATCGGTATGAATTTCAGGAAGTACATATGGGAGTGCAGTGGAGAATCGTATTATATGCAACGGACAAACCAATCGCAAACAATGCCTCTCAAATTGCTTTCCGCCGTGTAAAGGAACTTAACAAAGTCCTCAGTGACTATGATCCCAATAGCGAGTTAAACCAGTTGTGCCAGTTATCCGGCCCCGGAAAACCGGTCAAAGTCAGCCTCGACCTGTTCAAGGTACTGAAAAGAAGTCAAGCACTTTCCCGGGAGACCGATGGCGCGTTCGATGTCACTATCAGCCCCGTGGTCCGGCTCTGGCGAAGAGCCCGCCGCCGAAAACAGATGCCTGACAGCGAGCGCCTGCAGACCGCCCGAGACCTGGTCGGCTCCCAATGGATGCGGCTATCGGAGCAGAACCAAACCGTGGAACTCCTCAAACCGGGTATGCGACTCGACCTGGGAGGGATCGCCAAAGGGTATGCGGCTGATGTGGCTTTACACATATTGAAAGCGCACGGGATTGACCGGGTGATGATCGACGCCAGCGGCGATCTGGCCCTCGGGGATCCGCCCCCCGGAAGTTGCGGCTGGAAAATCGGGATCTCCTCTTCCGACGCTCCGGGAGCCAAAATCGATCGTTACCTGCAACTGAAAAACTGCGCGGTCGCCACGTCGGGCGATGCACTCCAACATGTGGTCATCGATGGCACACGCTACTCCCATATTGTGAATCCCCATACCGGACTGGGGCTGACCGATCAGAGTCGCGTCACCGTCATCACTCCCGACGGCATGTCTGCGGACAGTCTGGCCTCTGCCATTAGTGTGCTGGGTCCCGAAAAAGGAATTGCCCTACTGAGCCAGAAACCAGGCACCGCCTGTCTGATACTGAGACACGAACAGGGAGAATTAAAGTCTTACGAGTCTCCCTGCTTTTCCTGCTTTGAGCTGCCCCCAACCAAACCTTGA
- a CDS encoding aminotransferase class IV produces MTQNLVYLNGEYVPADEAKISIFDGAISLGMTVTESTRTFGHQPYRLRDHIDRLYLSLKAARFDAGMTPDELEKLTLEVWQKNEPNYAAGTDAWIIHNITPGQWVPSSGQKPADSHSTVMIITLPLDLSYWADFYQSGCHAVTPFTRIQPAQSLDARIKNRSRFIYTLAESEVKLVDPHAQSLLLDTDGYLSENKGGNFFLISNNRIRTPSTINCLDGISRQTIFQLGEKLNIPVEEGHLLPYDVTTADEAFFTSTPYCIMPATKFNGIDIGDGKVGPITKQLIAAWSELVGLDIIAQASKNS; encoded by the coding sequence ATGACACAGAACCTGGTTTACCTGAATGGTGAGTACGTTCCTGCGGATGAAGCTAAAATCTCGATTTTCGACGGTGCGATCAGCCTGGGAATGACAGTCACAGAATCGACACGCACGTTTGGGCACCAGCCTTATCGCCTGCGTGACCATATCGATCGTCTGTACCTCAGCCTCAAGGCCGCTCGGTTTGATGCTGGGATGACACCGGATGAACTCGAAAAGCTGACTCTGGAAGTCTGGCAGAAAAATGAACCCAACTATGCTGCGGGGACAGATGCCTGGATTATTCACAACATCACCCCGGGGCAATGGGTCCCTTCGAGCGGCCAGAAACCCGCAGATTCTCATTCAACCGTAATGATTATCACCCTGCCCCTCGATCTGAGTTACTGGGCTGATTTTTATCAGTCAGGCTGCCATGCCGTCACTCCTTTTACCCGCATTCAGCCGGCACAGTCGCTGGATGCCCGTATCAAAAACCGCAGCCGTTTCATTTACACGCTGGCGGAGTCCGAAGTCAAACTGGTTGATCCACACGCCCAGAGCCTGTTGCTCGATACCGACGGTTATCTCTCTGAAAACAAGGGGGGCAACTTCTTTCTGATTTCAAACAATCGTATTCGCACTCCCAGTACGATTAACTGCCTGGACGGCATCAGCCGACAGACGATTTTTCAGCTGGGTGAAAAACTGAATATTCCAGTCGAAGAAGGACACCTGCTCCCCTATGATGTCACGACTGCGGATGAAGCCTTTTTCACCAGTACGCCCTACTGCATCATGCCGGCAACGAAATTTAATGGTATCGACATCGGCGATGGCAAAGTCGGACCAATCACAAAACAGTTGATTGCTGCCTGGAGCGAACTGGTCGGCCTGGACATCATCGCGCAGGCTTCGAAAAATTCGTGA